The Deinococcus depolymerans genome contains the following window.
GCTGCGGGCGGTTGCTGCTCTCCTGCGTGACCGGCGCGGGGCTCTGCAGGTGGCGGACCAGCATCACCAGCACGGCGCTGGCGTGCAGGGTCAGCAGCATCAGCAGCTCCAGGGTGGGTTTCATGACGTACCCGGCCGCCCCGACCAGCTGAAACAGGATCAGAATCAGCAGGCCGTGGGCGCGGCGCTCAGGCAGCCGCCGGTAGACGTAGGTGCCACCGACCATGCTGAACATCAGCGGCAGCAGCAATGCGTTAAGCATTTCTTGATCCATACCTCATTATGTGCCGGTCATCATGACAGCCGCATGACCGCCCCGGCCGCCCGGCCCTTCATACTCGTTTCCCACCCCGGAACTGCCTAAACAACTGCGGCCCTACACCCGGTAGCGGGCCAGAAGGGCCGGATCCACCCGGTGCGCCCGCAGGGACCCCACATCCAGCCAGCCGTCCCGGAACTCGATGGGTGCGTCCAGCAGGTCCGCCTGGAGTTTCAGCACGAAACTCAGTTCACACGGTTCCGTGACCTCGGGACGGGTGGACAGCAGCGCCGCGTGCAGCGTGCCCAGACCGGTGCTGGCCTGCGAGCCCACCATGCCGCGCTTCCCGTGCGCCGCCGCGCGGGCCAGCATGTCCAGCCCGTCCGTGAAACCGTTCCGGGCCGTCTTCACGTTCAGCACGTCGAAGGTGTTGAAGTCCAGTTCGCGCTCCAGGTCGGCCGGCGTGAAACAGGAGTCGTCCGCCACGATCGGCAGCCGCCCCTGCGCGTGCAGCTCGGCCCGCGCCCGCAGGTTCCGGGCTGGCAGGGGCTCCTCGACGTACAGCAGGCCCGCCGCGCGCATGGCGTCCAGCGCCGCCGGTGCCGAATCGGGCGTCAGCGTCTCGTTGCTGTCGGCGTACAGCAGCACGTCAGCCCCGAACTCCTCGCGCAGCGCCCGGATCACGCGCAGGTCCCGGTCGTGTTCGCGGCCCACCTTCACCTTCAGGCAGCGCACCCCGGCCTCCACCGCCCGGCGGGCCTCGGCCAGCATCTCTGCGGGCGGCGCGATGCCCAGAATGAAACTCACCCGCACGCGGGTGTTCGGGCCCAGCAGCGTGTCGAACAGCGTCAGGCCCTGCGCGCGGGCGCGGGCGTCATGCAGCGCCATGTCCAGCGCGCCGCGCGCCGTGTGGTTGTTCGCCACGCTGTTCCGCACGCGGTCCAGGCCCGGTCCGTCCGTGATCGGCAGGCCGCGCAGCTGCTCTTCCAGGTGCGCCAGGATGCCCAGCACGCTCGCCACCGTCTCGCCGTAGATGGTGGGGCGCGGCGTGGCCTCGGCCACTCCCACCGTGCCGTCCGAGAGGATCACGCGCACCAGCACGTGCTCGGCCGCGTTCAGCGCCGAGTGCGCCCCCCACGCCAGCGCGGAGGTCAGCGGCAGACGGAACGGAACGCCCTCCACCCGCGCCACCGTGGGCGCACTCACGCGGCACCTCCCGAGCGGGCGGCCCAGCCGCGCACGGCCGCCGCCACGCCGGCCGGGTCCAGCGCCACCGTGTCCAGCACCAGCGCCCGCGCGGGCGGCAGCGTCCGCAGGAACGACTCGGCCGCCGCCGGATCGTAGTTGCGGCGCTCGGACACCACGATCTTCACCTTCGCCAGCACCTCCGCCGGGTCGAACCCCGCGCCCGGCAGGGCCGCCAGCTCATCGAGTTCCGCGGGCGTGAACACGTCCTGCACGCCCCCGAGCCGCGCGAGTTCCTCCCGTGGCGTTCCCGCCCCCCCACCCCCGACCTGATCGAAGCTGTCCGCGCGGCCCAGCAGGCGCCGCACCCGCACCGTGTCCGGCGCGCCCAGCGCCACGAACCGCCACGCCGGGAACGTCCGCGCCGCGAAACGCACCTCGTCCAGGCCGCGCAGCCCGTCGAACACCGGCGCCTCGCCCCAGTGCCGCAGGTCCGCGACCAGGCTGCCCAGCGCCTGCGCCATGCCTCCCGGGTGCGCCTCCCGGTACGCCGCCGTCAGCCGGAAGCGTTCCTCGCGGTCCCGCACCGGCCGGCCGCCCGTGGCGGGCAGGATCATCACGGCGTCCGTCACGTCCCGCCGGTCCGGCAGGACCCGCATGGCCGCGTCCGCGCCGGTCAGGGCCGCCAGGGCCGTGCTCTTGCCCACGCCGGTCACGCCGACCAGGACGGTCAGCGGCAGGTCCGCAAGTCGCCGTTCGTGCGCGGCGGGGGGCGCGCCATCGGCACGCAGGAAGGGCAGGGAAACAGGGAGACTCACCCTCCGAGCGTAGCTCCTGCGCGGCGCTCCGGGAAACCCGAGGTTCAGTCAAGTCCGCCCGCGCCTGTCTGCCTGATTCCGGTTGCGGCGGCGCGCAGGGCCTATCCTGGGCGGCATGATCGAGTCGCTCATCGGCCACACGCCCCTGGTGCAGTTGCAACGGGTCACGGAACCGGACATGGCGGACGTGTTCGTGAAACTCGAGGGTCAGAACCCCGGCGGAAGCATCAAGGACCGCACGGCGCTCGGACTCGTCGAGGACGCCGAACGGCGCGGCCTGCTGAAACCCGGCGGGACCATCGTGGAACCCACCAGCGGCAACACCGGCATCGGGCTGGCGCAGGTGGCGGCCGCCAAGGGCTACCGGCTGATCCTGTGCATGCCGGCACAGATGAGCGAGGAACGCAAACGCACGCTCGCCGCGTACGGCGCCGAACTGGTCCTGACCGACCCGCAGCGGCGAATGCTGGCCGCCATCGAGGAGGCCGAGGCCATCGCCGCGCGCACCGGCGCGGTCATGATGGGCCAGTTCACGAACCCCGCCAACCCCGCCGTGCACGAGGCCACCACCGGCCCCGAACTGTGGGAGCAGATGGAGGGCCGCATCGACGCGTTCGTGTACGGCACCGGCACCGGCGGCACCATCAGCGGCGTCGGCCGGTACCTCAAACGCCTGAACCCGGCCGTGCAGATCATCGCCTGCGAACCCGCCCGCAGCAACGTCCTGAGCGGCGGGGAGCGCGGCGAGCACGGCTTTCAGGGCATGGGCCCCGGCTTCATCCCGCAGAACCTCGACCGCAGCGTCCTGGACGACGTGGCGCAGGTCTGGGAGGAGGACGCCTACCCGCTGGCCCGCCGGCTGGCCCGCGAGGAAGGCATCTTCGTGGGCATGAGCAGCGGCGCGATGGCCTGGGCGGCGCTGCAGGTCGCCCGCCGCCTCGGCCCCGGAAAG
Protein-coding sequences here:
- a CDS encoding enolase C-terminal domain-like protein encodes the protein MSAPTVARVEGVPFRLPLTSALAWGAHSALNAAEHVLVRVILSDGTVGVAEATPRPTIYGETVASVLGILAHLEEQLRGLPITDGPGLDRVRNSVANNHTARGALDMALHDARARAQGLTLFDTLLGPNTRVRVSFILGIAPPAEMLAEARRAVEAGVRCLKVKVGREHDRDLRVIRALREEFGADVLLYADSNETLTPDSAPAALDAMRAAGLLYVEEPLPARNLRARAELHAQGRLPIVADDSCFTPADLERELDFNTFDVLNVKTARNGFTDGLDMLARAAAHGKRGMVGSQASTGLGTLHAALLSTRPEVTEPCELSFVLKLQADLLDAPIEFRDGWLDVGSLRAHRVDPALLARYRV
- a CDS encoding ATPase, giving the protein MSLPVSLPFLRADGAPPAAHERRLADLPLTVLVGVTGVGKSTALAALTGADAAMRVLPDRRDVTDAVMILPATGGRPVRDREERFRLTAAYREAHPGGMAQALGSLVADLRHWGEAPVFDGLRGLDEVRFAARTFPAWRFVALGAPDTVRVRRLLGRADSFDQVGGGGAGTPREELARLGGVQDVFTPAELDELAALPGAGFDPAEVLAKVKIVVSERRNYDPAAAESFLRTLPPARALVLDTVALDPAGVAAAVRGWAARSGGAA
- the cysK gene encoding cysteine synthase A, translating into MIESLIGHTPLVQLQRVTEPDMADVFVKLEGQNPGGSIKDRTALGLVEDAERRGLLKPGGTIVEPTSGNTGIGLAQVAAAKGYRLILCMPAQMSEERKRTLAAYGAELVLTDPQRRMLAAIEEAEAIAARTGAVMMGQFTNPANPAVHEATTGPELWEQMEGRIDAFVYGTGTGGTISGVGRYLKRLNPAVQIIACEPARSNVLSGGERGEHGFQGMGPGFIPQNLDRSVLDDVAQVWEEDAYPLARRLAREEGIFVGMSSGAMAWAALQVARRLGPGKRVATIACDTGARYLTTSLFQQEQDTPPGYRPRSRERTDRTATT